In a genomic window of Aggregatimonas sangjinii:
- a CDS encoding RNA polymerase sigma factor, which translates to MTKELEHQFVTELENNQNIVHKICSLYTNDRDAHKDLFQEITIQLWKAYPKFRGDSKFSTWMYRVALNTAITLYRKSKRRIQTQDYESVIFKIKADEYDETEEQQLKLMYKAVRQLNDIDKALVFLYLEDKNYTEISETLGITEVNARVKMNRIKTKLRTILNP; encoded by the coding sequence GTGACGAAAGAACTGGAGCATCAATTTGTGACCGAGTTAGAGAACAATCAAAACATTGTTCACAAAATCTGCTCGTTGTACACCAACGATCGCGATGCCCACAAAGACCTTTTTCAGGAAATTACCATTCAACTTTGGAAAGCGTACCCCAAATTTCGGGGCGATAGCAAATTCAGTACTTGGATGTATCGTGTGGCACTAAATACGGCCATCACCCTATATCGTAAATCAAAAAGGCGTATACAGACCCAAGACTACGAATCGGTAATTTTTAAGATAAAAGCCGACGAATATGATGAAACAGAGGAGCAACAGCTAAAGTTGATGTATAAAGCGGTAAGACAATTGAACGATATCGACAAGGCCTTGGTGTTCTTATACCTTGAGGACAAAAACTATACGGAGATTTCGGAAACCTTGGGTATTACAGAGGTCAATGCCCGGGTAAAGATGAACCGTATCAAAACAAAATTGAGAACCATACTGAATCCCTAA
- a CDS encoding NUDIX hydrolase, which produces MDFDFFAQRIPKIKNLPLPGEVSHYKMIPDFRQEELKAHYSAKKNAKQAGVMALCYPEAGHLAHLLLILRKTYKGVHSNQVAFPGGKAESEDNGLLATALRETEEEVGVSPQQIEIFKELTPIYIPPSNFEVQPFLGVCHTQPDFKIQEEEVAALVKVRLTEFLDDANVFEETLSTSYAKNVAVPAFRLNGHTVWGATAMMLSEVKELMKQVL; this is translated from the coding sequence ATGGATTTCGATTTCTTTGCACAGCGCATCCCAAAAATAAAAAATCTACCCCTTCCGGGGGAAGTATCCCACTATAAAATGATTCCCGATTTTCGACAGGAAGAGTTAAAGGCCCATTACTCCGCAAAGAAGAATGCAAAACAAGCCGGGGTAATGGCATTGTGCTATCCTGAAGCCGGCCATTTGGCGCACCTTTTACTTATCCTCCGGAAGACCTATAAAGGCGTGCACTCCAACCAGGTAGCCTTTCCCGGTGGTAAGGCGGAGTCGGAGGACAACGGACTTCTAGCGACGGCTTTACGGGAAACGGAGGAGGAGGTAGGAGTGTCTCCACAACAAATCGAGATTTTCAAGGAGTTGACGCCCATTTACATACCGCCCAGTAATTTTGAAGTGCAGCCTTTCCTAGGTGTTTGCCATACTCAACCGGACTTCAAAATTCAGGAAGAAGAGGTGGCCGCCTTGGTGAAAGTCCGCTTAACGGAGTTTCTGGACGATGCCAATGTTTTCGAGGAAACGCTGAGCACTTCCTATGCTAAGAATGTAGCGGTACCGGCCTTTAGGTTAAATGGTCATACCGTGTGGGGCGCCACTGCCATGATGTTGAGCGAAGTCAAGGAATTGATGAAACAGGTGTTGTAG
- a CDS encoding lysophospholipid acyltransferase family protein, translating to MGIFKRNPFGHILFLKKFLIRFLGLVTHARYKRFNKLEIEGSEVIRNLPDKNVLFVSNHQTYFADVVAMFHVFNASLKGRDDSIKGIQYLWQPKLNIYYIAAAETMNKNLLTKIMAYVGSISVERTWRAEGKDVNRQVKMSDISSIGKALADGWVITFPQGTTTPWKPLRKGTAHIIKKYQPLVVPVVIDGFRRSFDKKGLRIKKKGILQSMVIKEPLEIDYENESFEAIIEKLEYAIEQHPSFLKVIPQEELLALEEENKLRKFRNTN from the coding sequence ATGGGCATATTCAAAAGAAACCCTTTCGGTCATATTCTCTTTCTCAAAAAATTCCTGATTCGTTTTTTGGGACTTGTTACGCATGCGCGCTATAAAAGATTCAACAAGCTGGAAATCGAAGGCTCGGAAGTCATTCGGAACCTACCGGATAAAAATGTACTTTTCGTTAGCAACCACCAGACGTATTTTGCGGATGTCGTGGCCATGTTTCATGTTTTCAATGCCAGTTTAAAGGGCAGGGACGATAGTATTAAGGGCATTCAGTATTTATGGCAGCCCAAACTCAACATCTATTACATCGCCGCGGCCGAAACTATGAACAAGAACCTCTTGACCAAAATAATGGCCTACGTTGGTTCGATCAGTGTAGAGCGAACCTGGCGCGCTGAAGGCAAGGACGTGAACCGCCAAGTAAAAATGAGCGATATATCGTCTATCGGGAAGGCACTCGCCGATGGTTGGGTCATTACCTTCCCCCAAGGAACGACCACGCCATGGAAACCGTTGCGCAAGGGTACCGCCCATATCATTAAAAAATACCAACCTCTTGTAGTGCCAGTGGTCATTGATGGTTTTAGACGTTCTTTTGATAAAAAGGGGTTGCGGATAAAGAAAAAAGGCATTTTGCAATCAATGGTCATCAAAGAACCTCTGGAGATTGACTATGAGAACGAATCGTTCGAAGCGATTATCGAAAAGTTGGAATATGCCATTGAGCAACACCCATCCTTTTTAAAGGTAATTCCGCAAGAAGAACTTTTAGCCTTGGAAGAAGAGAATAAACTGCGCAAGTTCCGGAATACGAATTGA
- a CDS encoding stage II sporulation protein M, which produces MREAAFVKQNKDKWATFESALSNKTKIAPDVLSDLYIEITDHLSYAKTFYPKSNTEFFLNSLASQAHQKIYKTKKEPKNRIIGFWKTEFPTMFFAHQRELLIAFLVFAFFTAVGAFSAANEGDFVRSILGDGYVNMTLENIANDDPMAVYKDMGEFNMFLGITINNIKVALFAFVYGILLGIGTLYIMMQNAIMLGSFQYFFYEKGLLWESARTIWIHGTIEISVIIIAGCAGLVLANGILFPGTYSRLESFKRGIINGLKVMLSTVPFFIIAGFLEGFVTRHTEMPDWLAILIITASLALILFYYVVYPRQLNKKANL; this is translated from the coding sequence ATGCGTGAGGCCGCTTTCGTTAAGCAAAATAAAGACAAATGGGCCACTTTTGAAAGTGCGCTCTCGAACAAAACGAAGATAGCGCCCGATGTATTGTCTGACCTTTATATCGAAATTACCGACCACCTCAGCTACGCCAAGACCTTTTATCCCAAAAGCAACACGGAGTTCTTTTTAAATTCTTTGGCATCACAGGCGCACCAGAAAATCTATAAGACCAAAAAAGAACCCAAAAACCGAATTATCGGTTTTTGGAAGACCGAGTTTCCGACCATGTTCTTCGCACATCAAAGAGAATTACTGATCGCCTTTTTGGTATTCGCCTTCTTTACCGCGGTGGGTGCGTTTTCCGCTGCTAACGAAGGTGATTTTGTACGCTCCATTCTAGGAGATGGATATGTGAACATGACCTTGGAAAATATTGCCAACGACGATCCGATGGCGGTATATAAAGATATGGGGGAGTTCAATATGTTCCTGGGCATCACCATAAACAACATTAAGGTGGCGCTTTTTGCGTTTGTCTATGGAATATTATTGGGCATTGGAACCCTATACATTATGATGCAAAATGCCATTATGCTGGGTAGTTTTCAATATTTCTTTTATGAAAAAGGATTATTATGGGAATCTGCCCGTACCATTTGGATTCATGGCACCATAGAAATTTCGGTCATCATTATAGCAGGCTGTGCCGGACTCGTGTTGGCGAACGGCATCCTTTTTCCCGGTACTTATTCCCGCTTGGAATCCTTTAAGAGGGGCATCATCAATGGGTTAAAAGTTATGCTCAGCACGGTTCCCTTTTTCATTATCGCCGGTTTTTTGGAAGGCTTTGTAACCCGCCATACCGAAATGCCCGACTGGCTCGCCATACTGATCATTACAGCCTCTTTGGCACTCATCCTATTTTATTATGTCGTTTACCCACGCCAACTGAATAAAAAAGCCAACCTATGA
- a CDS encoding RDD family protein, which yields MEQFQIETAQNISISQNTAHLGDRMLAYIIDSFVIGIYIILSILLLVSMDIDFQDMWALYLLLNLPAFLYYVLLETFMNGKTIGKSLMNIRVVKIDGSKPNFASYFVRWILRIVDVVLTSGGLAVLTILVRGKGQRIGDMAAGTTVISEKKRIRLKDTLLRELPTDYQPRFPQVTIFKDSEMQTIKELYDTARRNGDHQVILRLDSQIKKVADITSDIKPFEFVDIIIKDYNFYTQQL from the coding sequence ATGGAACAATTTCAAATAGAAACCGCCCAAAATATCAGCATTTCCCAAAACACGGCACACCTGGGAGATCGCATGCTGGCGTATATTATCGACAGTTTTGTGATTGGTATCTATATTATCCTAAGCATTCTTTTATTGGTTTCCATGGATATCGATTTTCAGGATATGTGGGCACTGTATTTGCTTTTGAATCTGCCCGCATTTCTCTACTATGTCTTATTGGAAACCTTTATGAACGGTAAGACCATCGGTAAAAGTCTCATGAACATTCGCGTGGTCAAAATCGATGGCTCGAAGCCCAATTTCGCAAGTTATTTTGTGCGTTGGATTCTTCGTATTGTAGATGTGGTACTCACCTCCGGAGGCTTGGCGGTATTGACCATTCTAGTTCGTGGCAAAGGACAGCGAATAGGCGATATGGCTGCAGGCACTACGGTCATCTCTGAAAAGAAACGAATTCGCTTAAAGGATACCTTACTTAGAGAACTTCCTACCGATTATCAGCCGCGATTTCCGCAGGTAACCATTTTCAAGGATTCCGAAATGCAAACCATCAAAGAACTGTACGATACCGCTAGACGTAATGGGGACCACCAAGTAATTTTGCGTTTGGACAGCCAGATCAAAAAGGTGGCCGATATCACTTCGGATATCAAACCTTTCGAATTTGTAGACATCATCATCAAAGATTATAATTTTTACACACAACAGCTCTAA
- a CDS encoding peptidylprolyl isomerase — protein sequence MYLKKVLLLTIIPLFFLGSCKEEKQIEKKPTEKEAVAKDSILTNKKKKKEEPFELTEENAIDFFFDYQKGLQENRIKVTTNHGEFIIELFDNVPYHKANFIYLTKQGYFDNTQFHRVVENFIIQGGNSDDQKTADKRGEIGRYLLPPDTRKGHKHHRGTVSMPSSEINNPHMLASPYEFFIVVTDPGSYHLDGDYTPFGRVISGMDVVDAINKQPVGKGDWPSQNVYIEKVEVLE from the coding sequence ATGTATCTAAAAAAAGTCCTGCTTCTTACAATTATACCACTATTTTTTCTGGGGAGCTGTAAGGAAGAAAAGCAAATCGAAAAAAAACCAACCGAAAAAGAGGCCGTAGCAAAAGACTCCATTTTAACGAACAAAAAAAAGAAGAAAGAGGAACCTTTTGAGCTGACCGAGGAAAACGCCATCGACTTTTTCTTCGATTATCAAAAAGGACTCCAGGAAAACAGGATAAAGGTTACTACCAATCACGGGGAATTTATCATTGAACTATTCGATAACGTACCCTACCACAAAGCCAACTTTATTTATTTGACCAAGCAGGGTTATTTCGATAACACCCAATTTCACCGCGTGGTGGAGAATTTTATCATTCAAGGTGGCAATTCGGACGACCAAAAAACCGCGGACAAAAGAGGTGAAATCGGCAGGTATCTGTTACCACCAGATACCAGAAAGGGACACAAGCACCATCGCGGTACCGTTTCGATGCCCAGCAGTGAAATCAACAACCCCCATATGCTCGCCTCGCCTTACGAATTTTTTATCGTGGTTACCGATCCGGGATCATATCATCTTGATGGCGACTATACCCCCTTCGGTAGGGTAATTTCCGGAATGGACGTGGTCGATGCCATAAACAAACAGCCTGTTGGCAAAGGTGATTGGCCTTCGCAAAACGTGTATATCGAAAAAGTAGAGGTTTTGGAATAG
- a CDS encoding DUF4129 domain-containing protein produces the protein MNVFKTWVKLPKTDMKGFFFVWFTCLSFATHVLGQQDSLEVQYDDAPITVKKITEKDLQPYRDDPSFDYEEALVERTWWDDFTDWIGNQLLRFFEWLFGGENAVGYLATFLKIIPYVLLAILIFILIKFFLNVNANTLRQARKEDAYVSLSEEEHIIKNEDIQELIRRALAEKNYRLAIRYYYLFTLQLLTDKDLIDWQLQKTNDDYLKELGSTDLQKPFQAITRLYDYIWYGNFDLDEGKYMRAEHAFIALQKTLTNG, from the coding sequence ATGAACGTATTCAAAACTTGGGTAAAACTCCCGAAAACTGATATGAAGGGATTTTTCTTTGTTTGGTTTACCTGTCTTTCCTTTGCGACCCACGTTTTGGGGCAGCAAGATTCGCTCGAAGTCCAGTATGATGATGCGCCGATCACCGTAAAAAAGATTACCGAAAAAGACCTTCAACCCTATCGCGACGATCCAAGTTTCGACTATGAGGAGGCGCTCGTGGAAAGAACTTGGTGGGACGATTTTACCGACTGGATCGGCAATCAGCTCCTGCGCTTTTTCGAGTGGCTGTTCGGTGGGGAAAATGCAGTAGGCTATCTAGCGACTTTCTTAAAGATCATTCCTTATGTCTTATTGGCCATATTGATTTTCATCCTCATCAAATTCTTTTTGAACGTGAATGCCAATACGTTAAGGCAGGCTAGAAAAGAAGATGCCTATGTATCGCTTTCCGAGGAGGAACACATCATCAAAAACGAAGATATTCAAGAGCTCATACGTAGGGCATTGGCAGAGAAAAACTATCGTTTGGCCATTCGGTATTACTATTTGTTCACCTTACAGCTCCTGACCGACAAAGATTTGATCGATTGGCAATTGCAGAAAACGAACGACGATTATTTAAAGGAATTGGGGAGTACCGATCTGCAAAAACCGTTTCAGGCCATCACCCGTTTGTACGACTACATCTGGTACGGGAACTTTGATTTGGACGAAGGGAAATACATGAGGGCGGAACATGCTTTTATAGCCTTGCAAAAAACCTTGACCAATGGCTAA
- a CDS encoding DUF4350 domain-containing protein encodes MAKKGRIYIIIAVVTLGLLMLLQYNQPKEVNWFPSYVAQHKIPYGTIVLNDIMENRFPDMRQISIAPYEFLNSEPDANGTYFFVNEQIEFDPSERDKLLEWTANGNTLFLASESFDKTFLDTLGLKTTGLYDALLEDKGQLHQLVHPKLRKETGFLIKKDAYTQYFSEIDTLQSTVLGIVDHFNADGKIATDHVNVLSKPFGDGTIILSTFPKAFTNYFILKDGNRDYTAGLLSYLDRDTTIYMDNHYKSGKAFYTSPLYIFLNNKALKWAYYLVLIGVVVYVLFEGKRKQRAIPIVRPLQNQTLAFTRTIADMYFEKKEAKEIAEHKIDYFLEYIRSRFYLGTINRESEFYRNLASRSAHSIEEVEQLFHFLDTIRNQQMVTDGQLIRLNTSIEQFKTRADGRK; translated from the coding sequence ATGGCTAAGAAAGGACGGATATATATCATCATTGCCGTGGTCACTCTTGGCCTGCTGATGCTTTTACAGTACAACCAACCAAAAGAGGTAAATTGGTTCCCCTCCTACGTTGCGCAGCACAAGATTCCGTATGGCACCATAGTCTTGAACGACATCATGGAAAACCGCTTTCCGGATATGCGTCAGATAAGCATTGCCCCCTATGAATTCCTGAATTCGGAACCGGACGCAAATGGCACCTATTTCTTTGTAAACGAACAAATCGAATTCGACCCTTCGGAACGTGACAAATTGTTGGAATGGACGGCCAATGGAAATACGCTATTTCTCGCTTCAGAATCTTTCGACAAGACCTTTCTCGACACCTTGGGGTTGAAGACCACGGGACTCTACGACGCGCTTCTTGAAGATAAAGGCCAATTACATCAACTGGTACACCCAAAACTTCGAAAAGAAACAGGTTTCCTCATTAAAAAGGACGCCTATACCCAATATTTTAGCGAAATCGATACACTACAATCCACCGTATTGGGCATTGTTGATCATTTTAATGCGGATGGGAAAATTGCTACCGACCACGTTAACGTGCTCTCAAAACCTTTTGGTGACGGAACGATTATCCTTAGCACCTTCCCGAAAGCCTTTACCAATTACTTTATTCTAAAGGATGGAAATAGGGATTATACGGCCGGCCTCCTCTCTTATCTCGATAGGGATACTACGATTTATATGGACAATCACTACAAGTCGGGCAAGGCCTTTTACACCTCGCCACTTTATATTTTCCTGAACAACAAGGCTTTAAAATGGGCCTATTACCTTGTGTTGATCGGTGTAGTGGTCTACGTTCTTTTTGAAGGAAAGCGCAAGCAAAGAGCTATACCTATTGTACGTCCCCTACAAAACCAAACCCTTGCATTTACCCGTACCATCGCCGATATGTATTTCGAAAAAAAGGAAGCGAAAGAGATTGCGGAACATAAAATAGATTACTTTCTGGAATACATACGTTCCCGTTTTTACCTTGGTACCATTAATCGGGAAAGCGAGTTTTACAGGAATTTGGCTTCCCGCAGCGCCCATAGTATTGAAGAGGTGGAACAACTATTCCATTTTCTTGATACGATTCGAAACCAACAAATGGTTACGGACGGCCAACTCATTAGACTCAACACATCCATAGAACAATTTAAAACAAGAGCAGATGGAAGAAAATGA
- a CDS encoding trimeric intracellular cation channel family protein: protein MFYFIIDILGTIAFAISGVLVAMEKKLDIFGVFIIAFVTAVGGGTLRDILIGSTPVVWLKQPVYIFTILGAVAFAVIFVNHLKYFRKSLFLFDTIGIGLYTMVGIEKGLSVDLLPVMCIGIGTITASFGGVIRDILCNEIPVIFRKEVYATVCILGGASYFLFRLLPVNEEYAHVAAIVVIIVTRILAVKFHIALPNIYRRKSL, encoded by the coding sequence ATGTTCTATTTTATCATTGATATTCTTGGCACCATCGCATTTGCCATTTCCGGAGTGCTGGTAGCCATGGAAAAGAAACTGGACATCTTTGGCGTATTCATTATCGCCTTTGTGACCGCGGTAGGCGGGGGTACGTTACGGGATATCCTGATCGGAAGTACCCCGGTGGTATGGCTCAAACAGCCCGTTTATATTTTCACTATCCTGGGAGCGGTCGCATTTGCGGTCATCTTTGTCAATCACTTGAAGTATTTTCGAAAGTCACTTTTTTTATTCGATACCATTGGCATCGGGCTTTATACCATGGTCGGTATCGAGAAGGGACTTTCGGTAGATTTACTTCCCGTAATGTGCATAGGTATAGGAACGATTACTGCAAGTTTTGGAGGGGTGATCCGCGATATATTGTGTAATGAAATCCCGGTGATTTTTAGAAAAGAGGTGTATGCCACGGTATGTATCTTAGGGGGTGCCAGCTATTTTCTATTTCGGTTGCTTCCCGTAAATGAAGAATATGCCCATGTTGCGGCAATTGTGGTCATTATCGTTACACGTATCCTAGCCGTTAAATTCCACATTGCCCTTCCTAATATTTATCGACGGAAGAGCCTTTGA